Below is a genomic region from Patescibacteria group bacterium.
CTAGAAATACAAAAAGTGGACACTTTCGTGTCCACTTTTCGGGGTACGGTTCACGTAAGGGGCTTTTTGACAGCTTTAATCCGATAGATTATACTAGTCATAGAGCTTTTCTTATAGTAAGAAAGTAATGGAGAGTACAAACTATGCAACCAATTCGAATATCAACAAAAATTGGTCCAAAGCACCAAGTCACTATCCCGAAAGAAATTTTTTTTGGGTTAAATCTTGCCATTGGTGATTATCTTGAATTTCAATTAAAAGAACATTCAGTGCATGTAGTGCCAAAAAAACTTATTCCCAAAGAAGATGAGTGGTTTCATTCTCCGGAATGGCAAGCAAAGGAGCGCGAAGCTGATACCGCTATTCAGCAAGGAAATGTTTCGAGGCCTTTCAAATCGGCAGCAGTGCTATTGAAGCATCTAAATAAAACAAAACGTAGGGGCACTGCATGACTATGCAGGTCATTACAACAAAGCCATTTGACTTCTGACTACGCACACCTTCCTGCAAGCATCCAAAGACGCACTAATGACAAGCTAAAAATATTTATTTCAAATCCATTTCATCCATCGCTTCGCACCAAAAAGATGGAAGATCCTCGAAATATTTGGGAAGCAAGTGTGACGATGCAGTATCGTTTTACCTTTACTCGCGATGGAGATAGGGTGTACCTTCGTAGAATTGGTACTCATGATATCTTAAAAAAGCCCCTTTGACCGAAAAAAATAGCGGTGAGTATTGGAACTTGATACATGCAATTGACGAAGACGCGTAGTATGATAAGGTACTATTGTATGAATCACAGCGATATTATTAAAAAAATAACTCCCTTCATAAAACGAGCAGGTGTTAAACGAGCCGGACTATTCGGTTCTGTCGTTCATGGTACATTCAATGCGATGAGCGATATTGACCTTCTTGTCGATCTTCCGCAGGAAACAACACTATTTGATTTTATCGCCCTTAAATTGGAATTGGAGGATGTATTGGGGCGTCCAGTTGATCTTGTTGAATATGGATCCCTTAAACCGCAATTCAGGGATGATATATTGAAAGATGAGGTGCGTGTGTATGAAGGAAAATAAAGTGTATCTCGACGATATCCTTGAGTGTATCAATCAAATCGAAGCGTACACGGCAGCTACTTCGTTTGAAGAATTCAAAAGTGATATAAAAACACAGGACGCGGTTTTACGAAGATTGGAAATTATTGGTGAAGCGGTTAAAAATTTGAATAATGAATTCCGAATGGCTTATCCAGCCATACCTTGGAAAAAAATAGCAGGTATGAGAGATGTTTTGATACATGAATACGCAGGTATTATGATTGAGCGTGTTTGGAATACACTTCAAGAGAATATTCCAAACCTAAAAAAAGACATTCAATCTCTTCTTCAGGATTGATCATCCGGAAGCTGCCGTTGGGATCTGTGGCGATATATTTAGCATTATAAACGCACTACAATAATCTGATGTATGGTATGGAAAAGAAGCATAATTATTCTCATAATCAGTCTTACCTTGCCCACGCTTCCCTTGAGCATGCTGGATGTGCATGCAGAACGCGCCGGTATTCAAACAAACGATCCTGATACGTCAAAACAGGCGTATTTGACGCAAGTCAATGCGCATGATGCGTGGACACTTACGACAGGTTCTGCGCAAACAGTTGTTGCAGTGATCGATTCGGGTGTAGATATTGAGCACCCCGATCTCAAACAGAATATCTGGACGAACACCGAAGAACTGCCGGGAGATAAGATAGATAATGACAAAAACGGCCTTGTGGACGATATCAACGGCTGGGATTTTGTAAACGACATCCCCGACGTGAAACCAAAATTTGGCGGGAATTATTTTGCTCCCGCTATTCACCATGGCACCATCATTGCAGGCATGATTGCCGCCGCAAGCAATAATGCAATCGGCATTGCTGGCATATCATGGAGAACCAAGATCATGCCGCTTCGTGTATTGGATAACAAAGGAGACGGCGAAGTATTGAATGTGATTCGTGCCATCGACTATGGTGTGGCCAAAAAAGTTGATGCCATCAACATGAGTTTTGTGGCGGATTTCGACAGCCCATTATTAAAAGCGGCGGTAAAACGCGCATCTGATGCAGGCATTATGGTGGTGGCTGCGGCCGGTAACGATCGCAAGATCACCGGTGATGGACAGAGCTACCCAGTATACCCTGCATGCTACAACAAAGATATCGACGGTGTTATTGGCGTATCATCCCTCGACCCAATCGGGCAAAAGGCGCCGTTTTCCGATTACGGCAGCTGTACGGATATTTCTGCGCCTGGCATGGATCTCTACTCCACACAGGCGGTGAACTATGAATATCCCGGGTTCGATGCGTTCTATGGAAGCGGCTGGTCGGGCACATCCCTTTCCACGGCGCTTGTGAGTGGTGCGATTGCATTGTTGAAATCTGCCAATCCTCGCATAACGCTTCTTGATACAAAGCGCGCGCTACGTGAAGGTTGCGATTCTGTTGAGCCGCTCAACCCAAAGTACGCAGGACAGCTGGGCTGCGGAAGGCTCAATATCGCTTCTGCTTTGCGCGCTGCAATTTCCCAAACACAAACAGCGCGAAAACAGAATCCCTTTGACGAAGGCGATCCCGGAAGGTATCCTTTGGCTGTTTTTGATGCGGCAGGCAGGGAAGCATTCATGGCATTTGACGCCCGAGGAGCGCAAAAAAAAATAAAAAAGAGTTTCTATCCATTTGCTCCTTTCCGCATTCCCTATGATGTGCAGTTTTCGCGCCGCAGCAACCTCCTTGTATTCAGCGCAAGTCGAGGAGGACCCCATGTACGTATATTTGATAGGGAATTCCAGCTTGTTTCTCAATTTTTTGCCTACGAAAAAACATTCAGAGGAGGTGTACAGAGCGCAGTCGGTGATGTGGATGGTGATGGCACCGAGGAAATTATTACCACTCCGGGGCCGGGGCGCGACCCAACCGTCCGCATCTTTGATATGAGCGGCAGACTGAAGAGTGAGTTCAGGGCATATGATGCGGCGTATCGCGGGGGATTGGCAGTGTACACGGGAGATTTTAATAATGATTTGCGCGATGAAATCCTTGTGACCCCTCTTACTGGAAGGGGAGGGGATATCCGCATTTATTCCGGTATGGGCGAACTGTTCAACCAATTCTACGCATATCCCACAGAAGCGGAGAAGGCAGTTACGATTGCGGTAGGAGATTTGGATGCTGACGGCAGCCCGGAAATTGCAACAGCGCCGGCCGACAGCGGGGACGCAGTGAAAGTATTCACTTCGTATGGGTGGTTTGTCGGCAGCTTTATTCCCTATGGCAGGATAGTCCCGGGCATGAACATTCGCATTGGAAAGCTGGGCAATGGCGCCTATCCGGAAATCATTGTCGCACCGCGGGGCAAAAGCGGCGCACAGGTGCTCGTATTCACTGCCGACGGTAGGCGAGTCGGGCAATTCTTTGCGTTGCCGAAAAGCTGGCGAGGCGGCCTGAATCTTGGTATGATAGAGTAATAGCAAATAAAAATATGTCAGAATATTCACAACGAAAAAATGTGCTTGTTATCGGAGGGGCTGGGTTCATAGGATCCAATCTCTGCGAAGCGCTTGTCAAACACTCAAATGTGGTATGTGTAGATAATTACTCCACGGGGCACGAGAGTAATATTGATTACTTGCTGTCGGATAAGCATTTTGAATTCATCCGCCACGATATCACAACTCCGCTTGATTTTTCGAAACATCAGGACGGCGTTGAACGGTTCCAATTCCAACAATCAGGCATTCAGCAAATCTATTTTCTTGCTTCGCCGGGGTCGCCAGATTGGCATTTTGCCGACCCGCTCGGAACCATGATGCTGCATTCGGTTGGCATTCGGAATGCGCTTGATGTTGCTCTTGGTTTCAAGGCACGCATGCTGTATGTTTCTGATGCGCTTGTGTATGGTAATCTGCCTGATCCCAAGTTTCGTCCCCCGGAAGAGTTTCTGGGGTCATTCGAGCACGATTCGCCGTTGGCATTCTACATTCAGGCGCGCCGCTTTGCCGAAAGCTTGGTAGAGCTGTACCGTTCGGTTCATGCGCTCGATGCCAAAACTGTGCGTATGTTCAGTGTCTATGGACCTAAGACGCACCTCAACGATGGGCGCATGATTTCCCAACTTATCTCCGATGCGCTATCCCAGAAGCCTATTACTCTCACCAAAGATTTAGATGCCGGATCGTTTCTCTATATTTCTGATGCCATTGATGCACTGGAAAAGATCATGCTTACCGATACAACCGGTGCATTTAATCTTGGTCACGGTTCCCAGTATACACTCAAAGAAGTCATGGCAAAAATACTTTCTCTCACTGCTTCGCGTTCGACAGTATCAGTTGGTGATGTCGATCTCAAGCTGAAGAGTCGCTATGAGGCATGGGAGCGCCAATGCATGGTGCCCAACCTGACGCGCGTCAAAGAAGAAACCGGTTGGTTTCCCGTCACTCTCCTTGACGAGGGTTTGCGAAA
It encodes:
- a CDS encoding AbrB/MazE/SpoVT family DNA-binding domain-containing protein; the encoded protein is MQPIRISTKIGPKHQVTIPKEIFFGLNLAIGDYLEFQLKEHSVHVVPKKLIPKEDEWFHSPEWQAKEREADTAIQQGNVSRPFKSAAVLLKHLNKTKRRGTA
- a CDS encoding nucleotidyltransferase family protein; amino-acid sequence: MNHSDIIKKITPFIKRAGVKRAGLFGSVVHGTFNAMSDIDLLVDLPQETTLFDFIALKLELEDVLGRPVDLVEYGSLKPQFRDDILKDEVRVYEGK
- a CDS encoding DUF86 domain-containing protein is translated as MKENKVYLDDILECINQIEAYTAATSFEEFKSDIKTQDAVLRRLEIIGEAVKNLNNEFRMAYPAIPWKKIAGMRDVLIHEYAGIMIERVWNTLQENIPNLKKDIQSLLQD
- a CDS encoding S8 family serine peptidase, with the translated sequence MVWKRSIIILIISLTLPTLPLSMLDVHAERAGIQTNDPDTSKQAYLTQVNAHDAWTLTTGSAQTVVAVIDSGVDIEHPDLKQNIWTNTEELPGDKIDNDKNGLVDDINGWDFVNDIPDVKPKFGGNYFAPAIHHGTIIAGMIAAASNNAIGIAGISWRTKIMPLRVLDNKGDGEVLNVIRAIDYGVAKKVDAINMSFVADFDSPLLKAAVKRASDAGIMVVAAAGNDRKITGDGQSYPVYPACYNKDIDGVIGVSSLDPIGQKAPFSDYGSCTDISAPGMDLYSTQAVNYEYPGFDAFYGSGWSGTSLSTALVSGAIALLKSANPRITLLDTKRALREGCDSVEPLNPKYAGQLGCGRLNIASALRAAISQTQTARKQNPFDEGDPGRYPLAVFDAAGREAFMAFDARGAQKKIKKSFYPFAPFRIPYDVQFSRRSNLLVFSASRGGPHVRIFDREFQLVSQFFAYEKTFRGGVQSAVGDVDGDGTEEIITTPGPGRDPTVRIFDMSGRLKSEFRAYDAAYRGGLAVYTGDFNNDLRDEILVTPLTGRGGDIRIYSGMGELFNQFYAYPTEAEKAVTIAVGDLDADGSPEIATAPADSGDAVKVFTSYGWFVGSFIPYGRIVPGMNIRIGKLGNGAYPEIIVAPRGKSGAQVLVFTADGRRVGQFFALPKSWRGGLNLGMIE
- a CDS encoding NAD-dependent epimerase/dehydratase family protein; the protein is MSEYSQRKNVLVIGGAGFIGSNLCEALVKHSNVVCVDNYSTGHESNIDYLLSDKHFEFIRHDITTPLDFSKHQDGVERFQFQQSGIQQIYFLASPGSPDWHFADPLGTMMLHSVGIRNALDVALGFKARMLYVSDALVYGNLPDPKFRPPEEFLGSFEHDSPLAFYIQARRFAESLVELYRSVHALDAKTVRMFSVYGPKTHLNDGRMISQLISDALSQKPITLTKDLDAGSFLYISDAIDALEKIMLTDTTGAFNLGHGSQYTLKEVMAKILSLTASRSTVSVGDVDLKLKSRYEAWERQCMVPNLTRVKEETGWFPVTLLDEGLRKTIDYLKSLRGVKGIVR